A single window of Mesoplodon densirostris isolate mMesDen1 chromosome 13, mMesDen1 primary haplotype, whole genome shotgun sequence DNA harbors:
- the LOC132500925 gene encoding cytochrome b-c1 complex subunit 7 isoform X2, translated as MASRPAVAASSKWLDGIRKWYYNAAGFNKLGLMRDDTIYENDDVKEAIRRLPENLYNDRVFRIKRALDLTMRQQILPKEQWTKYEEDKFYLEPYLKEVIRERKEREEWAKK; from the exons ATGGCGAGTAGGCCTGCCG TTGCAGCATCAAGCAAATGGCTGGATGGTATTCGAAAATGGTATTACAATGCTGCCGGGTTCAATAAACTGG GCTTAATGCGAGATGATACAATATATGAGAATGACGATGTAAAAGAAGCCATAAGACGGCTTCCTGAGAACCTTTATAACGACAGGGTGTTTCGCATTAAGAGAGCACTGGACCTGACCATGAGGCAACAGATCTTGCCTAAAGAGCAGTGGACAAAATATGAGGAG gataaattctaCCTTGAACCATATCTGAAAGAGGTTATtcgggaaagaaaagagagagaagaatgggCAAAGAAATAA
- the LOC132500925 gene encoding cytochrome b-c1 complex subunit 7 isoform X1: MYYISELLAVNSVTISVAASSKWLDGIRKWYYNAAGFNKLGLMRDDTIYENDDVKEAIRRLPENLYNDRVFRIKRALDLTMRQQILPKEQWTKYEEDKFYLEPYLKEVIRERKEREEWAKK; the protein is encoded by the exons ATGTACTATATAAGTGAATTGTTAGCAGTTAACAGTGTGACAATATCAGTTGCAGCATCAAGCAAATGGCTGGATGGTATTCGAAAATGGTATTACAATGCTGCCGGGTTCAATAAACTGG GCTTAATGCGAGATGATACAATATATGAGAATGACGATGTAAAAGAAGCCATAAGACGGCTTCCTGAGAACCTTTATAACGACAGGGTGTTTCGCATTAAGAGAGCACTGGACCTGACCATGAGGCAACAGATCTTGCCTAAAGAGCAGTGGACAAAATATGAGGAG gataaattctaCCTTGAACCATATCTGAAAGAGGTTATtcgggaaagaaaagagagagaagaatgggCAAAGAAATAA